The genomic DNA cggggttagatacagagtaaagctcccgctacactgtccccatcatacactcccaggacaggtacatgtgTCCACACGTCCTGTCGCTCACGTGAGGTTTCCTTTCCGGCTCCCAGGGGGAGGGCTCATCATTAAGATCCTGAAGAGGACGGCGGTCTTTGAGGATAAGgacaccagcccgggacctccgctGGCGCAGAGCATTAAACTGAACGTCCCGCGGAAAACCAAGCTGTACGTGGACCAGACGCTGCGGGAGCGGGAGAACGCCGTGGGTGAGTAGACCAGCTAACTCTCGTCTCTCCCGGGAGTCCAGCTGAGGGAGGTGATGCAACCGACGCCAGTCTGCTATTTGACTGCACAGGCATCGCACCATCTTCCTCCTTCCCTCTGGCGTGCTGCCTCACCGCGAAGGCGGTCGGACTGATACAGCGTTCATTGTTCATCAAACTTTATTATACAGCCAAAAGAGTCTGTTTAATCCGCATGCTGctcgcaaacagtctacagagtcaatTTACCTGCACAGGACATCAGACAATCTAAGAGTCTGTTTGATCAGCCCGCtaccagcaaacagtctacagaatcTATTTATCTGCGCAGGACAACAAACAATCTAAGAGTCTGTTTGATCAGCGCGCtaccagcaaacagtctacagagtctatttatcTATGCTGGACAAGAAACAATCTAAGAGTCTGCTTAATCAGGGGACGACCAGCAAACAGCCCACAGAATCTATTTATCTCTGCTGGACAACAAACGATCTAGAAGGGTCTGTTTAAATAAACAGTgcgctgcagcaaacagtctacagagtctatttttcTACGTATTGCAGCAAGCAGTGTCGGAGTCTGTTTAGCCAGCGCACTGCAGCAAACAGTCCACAGGGTCTATTTCACGAGTCTTGACAAACCACAGCAAACCGAAATCGTGGCCCGAACCGCAGCAACATCCCGATGACGGAGGTGTTGCTCTTGCAGAATGCAGTCAGTGCAGGATAGTCAGGTAGCACCAATGAGAGACGGGGAATCAGTCTCCGCCGCTTCCGGCAGGGCAGGCTCCAGGTTTGATTGACGGGACAGTTGCCCTGTCAGCTCTATTCTTAGAACCCCCTCCAGTGCAGACAGAGGCCCAATCCAGCCCATCGAAGGAGCCCCAGGGATAGTGGAGGTCACAATGTTTTAACCTCTCATTCAGCGACCGCTTGATTTCAACCCTAGTCTCGGACCTGCTTGTTTACTGTCACCTGGTACGGAATATAACGGGTGGGGAGGTGGGATCATCGACTCGCTACCACCTTCCGCTGACTGCATCCCGCTGGGAAAACCTCCTTGCGTCGATTGGGCGACCTTTGCTGCAGTTGTGCTCCTGAGCTCCGGGTTTCTGTAGTTCGAATGAACTCTTTTTTTAaagtagactctgtagactgttgggTATCAACCCCGCCCCTTGCCCCagcacagtgggtgggtgggggggggggtcagtccacactgtggcttcgcagcgccagggtcccaggttcgattccccactgggtcactgtctgtgtggagtctgcacgttctcccccgtgtgtgcgtgggtttcctccgggtgctccggtttcctcccacagtccaaagctgtgcaggttaggtggattggccatgctacattgcccttggtgtccaaaaggttgggaggggttactgggatggggtgagggcttgagtgggtcggtgcaaactcgatgggccgaatggcctccttctgcactgtatgttctatattctcggTTGACTGTTCCCCGACGCCGTCGACAATTATTTATCTTCTTTTATTCCCTCCCCCTGCTCCGGTTGGAAGCTATGCACAGGGCCTTCCAGATGGATTTGTGTCGCCTGCGCCTCAGGGCAGCCCGAGAATACGCCAAGGCCCTCGAAGCGAGCTTGGCGCCGGTCTCGGCCGACccgcaggaaccgctgaagatgaaCGCGGTGGTGAGTGGACGTCTCGCTCCTTCGCCGGGGATGCCGGAGAGAAGCCTCCTCGGCAAGTCGAGTCTATctaacaataaacagagtctatttaaactgcgCATTTGGCCACGGCAACTCTGAGGGATGGCCGTTTGGCCCATTGCAGGCTCTCTGTGGAGCGATCCAGGGTGTCCATACGGGAGGGGGTTTTGAGGGCAGGTGAGCTGCGTGTTGGTTGCCGAGATACAGTTACCTGTCCTCTGTTTCTAGGTCCAAGGGATCGGGCCCGCCTTCAAGCTGACCCTCAGCATCCAGAACACTTCAGCCAGCAGACTGGTCAGCGACCTGCAGATCAGCTTCCTGTACAACCAGAGCCTCTACTCCGTCAAGAGGGCCTTCTTCAAGGTGAGAGACCAGTTTCCCGCGTAGAGAGGGAGTGGTGGTGGCGGGGGTGCCTGAGGCCAGCGTGAGTCATCGCTGGCCCAGGGAAGGGGGGTGGGCGTCCCCGTGGTTCGTGTGCTGGCTGCGGCCGGCTGGGACTTTCCAGGAATGGAGGCAGGGCCAATGGGGAAGTGGGAAGCCACCACAGTCACGTCAGCCGTTCACCAGGGACCACAGTCCCTCACGTGGGGAATGACTGCGCTCGCTGGCCTGACGACAGGACTGACTCGTCCGCTGACCCATGTCCCACATTGGAGAAAATTCAAAGTGAGACCACTGCTGTGATGTTGGAAACAAGATCCACACACACCGTAAGATCCACACACATCGTAAGATCCACGCGCACCGTAAGATCCACACACACCGTAAGATCCACGCGCACCGTAAGATCCACGCGCACCGTAAGATCCGCGAGATCCACGCGCACCGTAAGATCCACACACACCGTAAGATCCACACACACCCTAAGATCCACGCGCACCGTAAGATCCACGCGCACCGCGAGATCCACTCGCACCGCGAGATCCACAGCGCACCGCGGATCCACAgcgcaaggctaaatcgctggctttaaagcagaccaaggcaggccagcagcacggttcaattcccgtaccagcctccccgaacaggcgccggaatgtggcgactaggggcttttcacagtaacttcattgaagcctactcgtgacaataagtgattttcattcatttttcattttcatttcatttcactgaccctctgacagtgcggcgctccctcagtactgaccctctgacagtgcggcgctccctcagtactgaccctctgacagtgcggcactccctcagtactgaccctctgacagtgcggcactccctcagtactgaccctctgacagtgcggcactccctcaatactgaccctctgacagtgcggcactccctcaatactgaccctctgacagtgcggcactccctcagtactgaccctctgacagtgcggcactccctcagtactgaccctctgacagtgcggcactccctcagtactgaccctctgacaatgcggcactcccacagtactgaccctctgacagtgcggcgctccctcagtactgaccctctgacagtgcggcactccctcagtactgaccctctgacagtgcagcactccctcagtactgaccctctgacagtgcgtcactccctcagtactgaccctctgacagtacggcactccctcagtactgaccctctgacagtgcagcactcccacagtactgaccccctgacagtgcggcactccctcagtactgaccctctgacagtgcgtcactccctcagtactgaccctctgacagtgcggcgctccctcagtactgaccctctgacagtgcgtcactccctcagtactgaccctctgacagtgcggcactccctcagtactgaccctctgacagtgcagcactccctcagtactgaccctctgacagtgcgtcactccctcagtactgaccctctgacagtgcggcgctccctcagtactgaccctctgacagtgcgtcactccctcagtactgaccctctgacagtgcagcactccctcagtactgaccctctgacagtgcgtcactccctcagtactgaccctctgacagtgcggcactcccacagtactgaccctctgacagtgcgtcactccctcagtactgaccctctgacagtgcggcgctccctcagtactgaccttctgacagtgcggcgctccctcagtactgaccctctgacagtgcgtcactccctcagtactgacactctgacagtgcgtcactccctcagtactgaccctctgacagtgcagcactcgctcagcactgaccctctgacagtgcggcactccctcagtactgaccctctgacagtgcagcactccctcagtactgaccctctgacagtgcggcgctccctcagtactgaccctctgacagtgcgtcactccctcagtactgaccctctgacagtgcggcactccctcagtactgaccctctgacagtgcagcattccctcagtactgaccctctgacagtgcggtgctccctcagtacttaccctctgacagtgcggcactccctcagtactgaccctctgacagtgcggcgctcgctcagtactgaccctctgacagtgcggcactccctcagtactgaccctctgacagtgcggcgctccctcagtactgaccctctgacagtgcggtgctccctcagtacttaccctctgacagtgcggcactccctcagtactgaccctctgacagtgcgtcactccctcagtactgaccctctgacagtgcggcgctccctcagtactgaccctctgacagtgcggcgctccctcagtactgaccctctgacagtgcatcactccctcagtactgaccctctgacagtgcagcactccctcagtactgaccctctgacagtgcgtcactccctcagtactgaccctctgacagtgcggcactcccacagtactgaccctctgacagtgcgtcactccctcagtactgaccctctgacagtgcggcgctccctcagtactgaccctctgacagtgcggcgctccctcagtactgaccctctgacagtgcgtcactccctcagtactgaccctctgacagtgcgtcactccctcagtactgaccctctgacagtgcagcactccctcagcactgaccctctgacagtgcggcactccctcagtactgaccctctgacagtgcagcactccctcagtactgaccctctgacagtgcggcgctccctcagtactgaccctctgacagtgcgtcactccctcagtactgaccctctgacagtgcggcactccctcagtactgaccctctgacagtgcagcattccctcagtactgaccctctgacagtgcggtgctccctcagtacttaccctctgacagtgcggcactccctcagtactgaccctctgacagtgcggcgctcgctcagtactgaccctctgacagtgcggtgctccctcagtacttaccctctgacagtgcgtcactccctcagtactgaccctctgacagtgcgtcactccctcagtactgaccctctgacagtgcgtcactccctcagtactgaccctctgacagtgcggcactcccacagtactgaccctctgacagtgcgtcactccctcagtactgaccctctgacagtgcggcgctccctcagtactgaccttctgacagtgcggcgctccctcagtactgaccctctgacagtgcgtcactccctcagtactgacactctgacagtgcgtcactccctcagtactgaccctctgacagtgcggcactcgctcagcactgaccctctgacagtgcggcactccctcagtactgaccctctgacagtgcagcactccctcagtactgaccctctgacagtgcggcgctccctcagtactgaccctctgacagtgcgtcactccctcagtactgaccctctgacagtgcggcactccctcagtactgaccctctgacagtgcagcattccctcagtactgaccctctgacagtgcggtgctccctcagtacttaccctctgacagtgcggcactccctcagtactgaccctctgacagtgcggcgctcgctcagtactgaccctctgacagtgcggcactccctcagtactgaccctctgacagtgcggcgctccctcagtactgaccctctgacagtgcggtgctccctcagtacttaccctctgacagtgcggcactccctcagtactgaccctctgacagtgcgtcactccctcagtactgaccctctgacagtgcggcgctccctcagtactgaccctctgacagtgcggcgctccctcagtactgaccctctgacagtgcatcactccctcagtactgaccctctgacagtgcagcactccctcagtactgaccctctgacagtgcgtcactccctcagtactgaccctctgacagtgcggcactcccacagtactgaccctctgacagtgcgtcactccctcagtactgaccctctgacagtgcggcgctccctcagtactgaccctctgacagtgcggcgctccctcagtactgaccctctgacagtgcgtcactccctcagtactgaccctctgacagtgcgtcactccctcagtactgaccctctgacagtgcagcactccctcagcactgaccctctgacagtgcggcactccctcagtactgaccctctgacagtgcagcactccctcagtactgaccctctgacagtgcggcgctccctcagtactgaccctctgacagtgcgtcactccctcagtactgaccctctgacagtgcggcactccctcagtactgaccctctgacagtgcagcattccctcagtactgaccctctgacagtgcggtgctccctcagtacttaccctctgacagtgcggcactccctcagtactgaccctctgacagtgcggcgctcgctcagtactgaccctctgacagtgcggtgctccctcagtacttaccctctgacagtgcgtcactccctcagtactgaccctctgacagtgcgtcactccctcagtactgaccctctgacagtgcagcacgccctcagcactgaccctctgacagtgcggcgctcgctcagtactgaccctctgacagtgcggcactcgctcagtactgaccctctgacagtgcggcgctccctcagtactaaccctccgacagtgcggcactccctcagtactgaccctctgacagtgcagcacaccctcagtactgacccactgacagtgcggcactccctcagtactgaccctctgacagtgcagcactccctcagtactgaccctctgacagtgcggcactccctcagtactgaccctctgacagtgcagcactccctcagtactgaccctctgacagtgcggcactccctcagtactgaccctctgacagtgcggcactccctcagtactgaccctttgacagtgcggcgctccctcagtactgaccctctgacagtgcagcactccctcagtactgaccctctgacagtgtggcactccctcagcactgaccctctgacagtgcggtactccctcagcactgaccctctgacagtgcagcactccctcagtactgaccctctgacagtgcagcactccctcagtactgaccctctgacagtgcggcactccctcagtactgaccctctgacagtgcggcactccctcagtactgaccctctgacagtgcggcactccctcagtactgaccctctgacagtgcagcactccctcagtactgaccctccgacagtgcggcgttccctcagtactgaccctctgacagtgcggcactccctcagtactgaccctctgacagt from Scyliorhinus torazame isolate Kashiwa2021f unplaced genomic scaffold, sScyTor2.1 scaffold_1912, whole genome shotgun sequence includes the following:
- the LOC140407735 gene encoding BBSome complex member BBS1-like, with product GGLIIKILKRTAVFEDKDTSPGPPLAQSIKLNVPRKTKLYVDQTLRERENAVAMHRAFQMDLCRLRLRAAREYAKALEASLAPVSADPQEPLKMNAVVQGIGPAFKLTLSIQNTSASRLVSDLQISFLYNQSLYSVKRAFFKVPMLVPGLTYPIETFVQS